CGACACGGGTTAAGGGCAGTTCTCCCCGACCTCTAATGCTGAGATACAGTGCCCGCTTAGGGCTTAAGCCATCTTTAATATCGAGGCGAACGCATTGCACCTCGGCCCAGTCATAAACTAGTTCAACCCGGCGATCGTCCCCCGGAAATCCCCAGCGAAAAATGGTGACTTTCTGGGTTTCTCGGTTAAATTCATTGTAACCGCCCCCCACATCCCAAGAAATGACCAGCCAGAGATAGACGGACAGCACCAAGGCCGCTACCCCATAGAACCCCATCACCAGACCTTGGGGCCGAAATACAAGTTGGGTTGGGTCTGAGAACAGCAGCAAATTGACTTGGAAATAGCTGGACAGACTTGAGAGAACAAACCCAATCCCTCCCAATAGGGTAACCACGGCCCAAAGATAGTTACTAGGACGGCGAGAACCCAGCACTGGGCGACGCAAAATCGTCTCGGATGAGAGGGGTACGGTCATAGTCATCAAATTGTCGGAATATGCCAGAGATGGAATACTTGACAGATCCCCCACCGCAGGGTGCGGGGATTCTTGGATCATGGGGTGCCCCATGGCATTGCCCTCCCCAAGCTTCTACACGATCGGCCCGACCGCTGACAGGTTCCATGGCCTAGTACCACACCCCCAAGGGGGATGTGTGCCATCCTGTTGTTCTGACTTAGCCCTCTGATTCTATGCTATCGGGTGAACCTCTGGAACAGAACTACCGGGATCCGGCCTTGGCCCTGGGAAATCGACCTAGGCCAGGGGAGATGATTTATCCCCATTCAAGGATCTTAAGCGAGCTTCAGCCAGCCCTTGGCAAATCCCCGATGGAGCGCCACAGCCCCCAGACCAAACAAAACGACGCTTTCCAGGCCATGGAACAGAAAGGAGACGGCGGC
Above is a window of Prochlorothrix hollandica PCC 9006 = CALU 1027 DNA encoding:
- a CDS encoding photosystem I assembly protein Ycf4 codes for the protein MTMTVPLSSETILRRPVLGSRRPSNYLWAVVTLLGGIGFVLSSLSSYFQVNLLLFSDPTQLVFRPQGLVMGFYGVAALVLSVYLWLVISWDVGGGYNEFNRETQKVTIFRWGFPGDDRRVELVYDWAEVQCVRLDIKDGLSPKRALYLSIRGRGELPLTRVGQPLAIAVLESQGAELARFLSVPLEGL